In Procambarus clarkii isolate CNS0578487 chromosome 60, FALCON_Pclarkii_2.0, whole genome shotgun sequence, one genomic interval encodes:
- the LOC138353828 gene encoding anti-sigma-I factor RsgI2-like, with amino-acid sequence MVRVTELLWVATILVSEHGKVHSYKVREIQERTDNKSSTQESHPAPLPLKSSGTIVLVPDPSNPLSDDAPAPGPVSDITVNVTEPTAAVTPAPVTAATQKPTTSYPPSPATSPPTVHTSTEPSTPAISPAVATKPSGALLPRPTSPGMYSSDSADEDVSVGTPPPPSRKYHFSAADFLHDTTPTTSNDSTTMSTRSRTAKKNKQKTKTKDQSLLQPSRKK; translated from the exons atggtgcgagtcaccGAACTCCTGTGGGTTGCAACCATACTggtctcagaacacg gtaaagtgcaTTCATACAAGGTGAGAGAAATTCAAGAACGAACTGACAATAAATCTTCAACCCAGGAAAGCCACCCAGCACCTCTTCCTCTCAAATCTTCAGGGACCATTGTACTAGTCCCCGACCCTTCAAACCCATTGTCGGATGATGCTCCAGCTCCTGGTCCGGTCtcggacattactgtgaacgttaCTGAACCTACTGCAGCTGTAACACCTGCTCCTGTTACGGCAGCAACCCAGAAGCCGACGACTTCTTATCCACCATCTCCTGCTACATCTCCACCCACAGTACATACATCCACTGAACCTTCTACACCTGCAATAAGTCCTGCTGTTGCTACTAAACCATCGGGAGCTTTACTTCCACGACCCACATCTCCTGGTATGTACTCATCTGACTCAGCAGATGAGGATGTCTCTGTGGGAACGCCACCTCCACCTTCACGGAAATATCACTTCTCAGCTGCCGATTTCCTTcacgacactacaccaacaacctcCAATGACAGCACAACAATGTCAACACGAAGTCGGACCGCCAAGAAGAACAAGCAGAAGACGAAGACCAAAGATCAGAGTTTGCTGCAACCATCAAGAAAGAAGTAA